Below is a genomic region from Argiope bruennichi chromosome 11, qqArgBrue1.1, whole genome shotgun sequence.
cattgaattgcatatcactgaaatttatcgaagcggtgatttcaccggaaagtgcgaggcttcactggaaagtgcgaagtcaccgctccactttactgGAATGatcgatattcgtatttgatgatgcattattccatacagatcatttttaattgctcgtgacatgattgactttgattacatgtactctgtttactgctggctccatctattggtagaatataggactaaagtaaaacattttaaagaaatgacatatatttttaactcatcttttccagaaaatggttcactctaataaataaattaaataaatagtttcgagaaaaaaaaaattaagaagtaagctgaaacagataaattaattcaatcacacgttacttaaattagtaaattaagtattaattacaattaataaattttatatttaatattaagtaataatttttaattaataatatgattgaaataacagatatttggaacgcacatttaaaaataacaatagcaatattatttgttattcaaaaaatcgtggattatgcatctctagtttgaatttcatcatatcattaaacattgtttattacacttaaaaatttattaaaaataaaggaaacattgtacaaaaataaaattgatatcattaaaaagctcTTTAGTTGAGCTAATGCAAAAGCTATTTTTGttagttaatatttatcaaatatgctATCATTTTCCATAGATAAGTGATAACAATAATCCATTTTTATTGGTGCAGCTTATTTTCGTACTAGTTTAAACTTTGTTTGATGCCTGTTCCTTTACTTCTTTTACAACTTCTTACCGCCGAGTGAATACAGTTTTTGGTGAATCCTATTCAGagcatttttgataatattttactgtttCATTAATAAGCGAAGCCTTCAGTTAAATGCAGCTGTAAAACCGTTCAATGAATTCTTCTGAAACGTTCGTATAATGATTTGTATATACTTGGCATTCTATTATATGTAATAAGAGTGATTTCTGTGCTACGTAGTTAGCCTTTAATGTATATAGATGATTTTGTTGCATGCTATAAAATGTAATGCGATGTTTCATAGGAAAAGGATCAATAATAGCAAATTTGTTTTGTCTTTACAGCTAAATTCCTTGCTGCCTTAAGCACAGGAGATAAAATGTGTGCAGATGAACCAGATGGTTTTAATTATAGTACATTTTGCTGAAGATAAAACAGTACTGTAGTGGCTACATTGTTTTACGAATAAACCTCATGAAGATTGTCGTGCATAACTGTACTGTTTCAAGCAATATTTAGAAGTGTTGATCTTTCGATTACTGCATTAATTGCCATCAGTAACCATGGAGCAGCAGCTGGTTTGTGCCCTGAAGTTGCCACTCAAGGAAATGGCAATCCGAAGAGTTGTTGTTAATGTCTGGAATGCATCTGATGTGTTAGCTGCGATTGAGAAATTCCGATTCAAGTCACCTACTGGCTACATTTGTGAAGATGTTTGGCGAGAAATCGTTGATAAAGTGAAGGAAAAAATCTCGAAACTCATGTGTCCCGAATCACTAAAGAAGCAAATGATGCATCTTGTTAAACCCATTGGCTCAGACATTATAAGATGGAAATTATTTCACGAATATATTTTGGAGGATTCCCGCGAGTATCTCGATATTCATATTTTAGAACAATTGCGCTGGTCATGTACAGGAGCAATTGATTATCAGAAAACGGCTGAACAACTCGTTCGTCACCAAGCGTTAAACAATGTGAAATGTTACAAATTGGCTTCCTTATATTGTTTGACTGAATTCATTCCAGGACTGTTTGAGAAAGTCCCTGAAAGTTATAAGAGGAGTTTGTATGAAGAAGAAGATCCTTTTCAAGTCAAAGTGACTCTCATGGAGAATTACTGGGCTTGCACCCTGACTGGAGACGAatctaaaatggaatttttattttccaggCCATTTCTTTTTATGGCCTCCCTTCAACAGCTTGGCTTTGAATACGCAGCACGTATAGGCAGTAAAGCAGCAACTGAATACTTTTATCATCAGCTGACCGACGAAGAGCGAGACTCTACTATATATCGGACTTGCGGTGCTGTCATATCAGAAAGCAGCAATTTATATGTGATgccatacaattttaaaaaggagAAACTTTCTGATGTCTTTTGGTATTTGCTGTCGCTGATGAATGCCGAGCAGCAGATGCAAATTCTAAAGGAGCACACTTGCGATGTTTTAACATCCTTTTTGGATTGGCCGTGGCAAGACCTTTTACTGAACAGCGCACATGTTATCTGGACTTTCCTTCCGGAAAGAAGTTACAAATACCTCTTGTACAACATCATTGAAAACATCAGAAATTTGGGCTACTATTTTCCAAACTTATTCCAGAAGTTTTTCATCAGCAGTCCCAGCGATTTCAGGAAACGTTTTTTGGATCGCGAATGTCGGTTCTGCtcatttttctctgaatttttcgAAGCCGAAGATTCGGAAACCATTGAGGTAATCTTCAGAAATGTTGATTCTGCCGACAGAACGAGACTCATCTCTTGCCATCGTTTCTTTAAACTTCTAGATGATGTGATGGTGAGAGACAAATGGCATTTGGTTGAAATGTGTCTCCGAGAAGCCACACCAACCAAGGAGGATAGGATAAAACTGAAGAGTACTTATATGCGATTCCTCA
It encodes:
- the LOC129957535 gene encoding uncharacterized protein LOC129957535 — translated: MEQQLVCALKLPLKEMAIRRVVVNVWNASDVLAAIEKFRFKSPTGYICEDVWREIVDKVKEKISKLMCPESLKKQMMHLVKPIGSDIIRWKLFHEYILEDSREYLDIHILEQLRWSCTGAIDYQKTAEQLVRHQALNNVKCYKLASLYCLTEFIPGLFEKVPESYKRSLYEEEDPFQVKVTLMENYWACTLTGDESKMEFLFSRPFLFMASLQQLGFEYAARIGSKAATEYFYHQLTDEERDSTIYRTCGAVISESSNLYVMPYNFKKEKLSDVFWYLLSLMNAEQQMQILKEHTCDVLTSFLDWPWQDLLLNSAHVIWTFLPERSYKYLLYNIIENIRNLGYYFPNLFQKFFISSPSDFRKRFLDRECRFCSFFSEFFEAEDSETIEVIFRNVDSADRTRLISCHRFFKLLDDVMVRDKWHLVEMCLREATPTKEDRIKLKSTYMRFLTWTDADQLESRERRWKQFFELLGDTDTSADSKTSSEDEALTKNSPKGETPTKKTSLVKEKRT